One genomic segment of Corallococcus silvisoli includes these proteins:
- a CDS encoding CHASE2 domain-containing protein, which translates to MTLPTRAPRSSLSSPAVLRGLGVGVGLLLAVVTAVTGGAPGPGERALYDVAVSRLLPPLPTTADLVLVEVDDRALAALGERWPLSRATWARAFQALAAHRPNAVVVDILFDQPESRDALDLGEDVLERLRASGLTRTPEGAALATDLEARLHAQDGDARLAEAFSGLGRVILGSMALAEDAGPLPGEGNPLTAVPLRADRLRLEAKGLSTNLSALRLAAWGSGTLNVLLDADGVIRRYPYAVGVGGKAWPSLALATALRLWPERSEALLRVASTDDGAPLMRLPAPDWLPRVSLADVLAAGPSSVGLDLALREKTVFVGVTATGLHGQSTLPGQLAVPGVEIHAFAMDNLRTGRVLRATGGAALVGMGETALVLGLLLWRRGRARSLGRVVGQSAVILVAHVAFVAWLAADIGWVVPLLPGVVGLVLVTLAEAVVRTGDLQRQSGALKRLFGRFPTQPGAPTPKGTDTGAGPGDTDAPDAAAARSGADGPRR; encoded by the coding sequence ATGACGCTGCCTACCCGCGCTCCCCGGTCCTCGCTGTCCTCGCCCGCGGTGCTGCGGGGGCTCGGCGTGGGCGTGGGGCTGCTGCTCGCCGTCGTCACGGCGGTGACAGGGGGAGCGCCGGGCCCGGGCGAGCGGGCCCTGTACGACGTCGCGGTGAGCCGGCTGTTGCCGCCGCTGCCCACCACGGCGGACCTGGTGCTGGTGGAGGTGGACGACCGCGCGCTCGCGGCGCTCGGCGAGCGCTGGCCGCTGTCGCGCGCCACCTGGGCCCGGGCCTTCCAGGCGCTGGCGGCGCACCGTCCCAACGCGGTGGTGGTGGACATCCTCTTCGACCAACCGGAGTCGCGCGACGCGCTGGACCTGGGCGAGGACGTGCTGGAGCGGCTGCGCGCGTCGGGGCTCACGCGGACGCCCGAGGGCGCGGCGCTGGCCACGGACCTGGAAGCCCGGCTGCACGCGCAGGACGGGGATGCGCGCCTCGCGGAGGCGTTCTCCGGCCTGGGCCGCGTCATCCTGGGCAGCATGGCCCTGGCCGAGGACGCGGGGCCCCTGCCCGGTGAAGGCAATCCGCTCACCGCGGTGCCCCTGCGCGCGGACCGGCTGCGGCTGGAGGCGAAGGGGTTGTCCACGAACCTGTCCGCGCTGCGGCTGGCGGCCTGGGGCAGTGGGACGCTGAACGTGCTGCTGGACGCGGACGGCGTCATCCGGCGCTATCCCTACGCGGTGGGGGTGGGCGGAAAGGCGTGGCCGTCGCTCGCGCTGGCGACCGCGCTGCGCCTGTGGCCGGAGCGTTCGGAGGCGCTGCTGCGCGTGGCGTCCACCGACGATGGCGCGCCCCTGATGCGGTTGCCCGCGCCGGACTGGCTGCCGCGCGTGAGCCTGGCGGACGTGCTGGCGGCGGGGCCGTCCTCGGTGGGGTTGGACCTGGCGCTGCGGGAGAAGACCGTCTTCGTGGGCGTCACCGCCACGGGCTTGCACGGCCAGAGCACCCTGCCCGGCCAGCTCGCCGTGCCGGGCGTGGAGATCCACGCCTTCGCGATGGACAACCTGCGCACCGGCCGGGTGCTGCGCGCCACGGGCGGCGCGGCGCTCGTGGGCATGGGCGAGACGGCCCTGGTGCTGGGCCTGCTCCTGTGGCGGCGGGGGCGCGCGCGAAGCCTGGGCCGGGTGGTGGGACAGTCCGCGGTGATCCTGGTCGCTCACGTGGCGTTCGTGGCGTGGCTGGCGGCGGACATCGGCTGGGTGGTGCCGCTCCTGCCCGGCGTCGTGGGACTGGTCCTGGTGACGCTCGCGGAGGCCGTCGTGCGGACGGGAGACCTTCAGCGCCAGAGCGGCGCCCTCAAGCGCCTGTTCGGCCGCTTTCCGACCCAACCCGGCGCGCCCACACCCAAGGGAACGGACACCGGAGCGGGCCCGGGCGACACGGATGCGCCGGATGCGGCGGCCGCGCGGTCCGGGGCCGACGGGCCCCGGCGCTAG
- a CDS encoding diguanylate cyclase domain-containing protein — protein sequence MPRYALIAEPDSHRATGLLALAQQEGLEGVVARDGAEAQEFVRKRGAPTLLLTDLALPRVDGFALLAWLRGRPDASGTTVVVVTAFDELRVRAWQLKDTLGIHALLSRRSGPEAMRDGVRRALAGQLAGSGLLEPSSDEEKRRLQRIDELRLVDAGPPDTELQELVSEVAQAFGVPVALLTLVLGDRQWFKAHVGLPAALARDRGTPRDWSFCHHVVQGREAMVVPDATRHPVFRDNPLVRDGIVGSYAGAPLVTASGDVLGSLCVIDTRPLMLGPEDLAALRELAGRVAENLEHTTGGRRGRSAAPRPQGSLEPVLTEASALALVREAVRALDVPVLVVAPDRQPFAANAALAELLGLPEERLSGMAFDALCQHVANLSADPGGTLRQLDLAAEGSRGLHLTLTLERPRHRAVRWVARPFLVPGGVAQLLSLIDLGVDTDPRGQRERLLRQDALTGLDTRRVGEERLAKEIGRCRREDLPISLVLVDLVGLGDLNRTRGFDAGDGALRELARRADALCPPPGFAVRWNGDTFLLALPGADAVGAEAVRQQLHAVPGLPELTSTAVTVRGEEDPHGTLARAHAALARSKPERPPGPPGA from the coding sequence ATGCCACGCTACGCACTCATCGCCGAACCGGATTCCCACCGCGCCACGGGGCTGCTCGCGCTGGCGCAACAGGAGGGCCTGGAGGGCGTGGTCGCTCGGGATGGCGCGGAGGCCCAGGAGTTCGTGCGCAAGCGCGGCGCCCCCACCCTGCTGTTGACGGACCTGGCGCTCCCGAGAGTGGATGGCTTCGCGCTGCTCGCGTGGCTGCGGGGCCGCCCGGACGCGAGCGGCACGACGGTGGTGGTGGTGACGGCCTTCGACGAGCTGCGCGTGCGCGCGTGGCAGCTCAAGGACACCCTGGGCATCCACGCCCTGCTCAGCCGGCGCTCGGGCCCGGAGGCGATGCGCGACGGCGTGCGGCGCGCGCTCGCCGGACAGCTCGCGGGCAGTGGCCTGCTGGAGCCCAGCTCCGACGAGGAGAAGCGGCGCCTCCAGCGCATCGACGAGCTGAGGCTCGTGGACGCGGGGCCTCCCGACACGGAGCTTCAGGAGCTGGTCTCGGAGGTGGCGCAGGCCTTCGGCGTCCCCGTCGCGCTGCTGACCCTGGTGCTGGGCGACCGCCAGTGGTTCAAGGCGCACGTGGGCCTGCCCGCCGCGCTCGCCCGCGACCGGGGCACCCCGCGCGACTGGTCCTTCTGCCACCACGTGGTGCAGGGCCGCGAAGCCATGGTGGTGCCGGACGCCACCCGCCACCCCGTGTTCCGCGACAACCCGCTGGTGCGCGACGGCATCGTCGGAAGCTACGCCGGCGCGCCGCTCGTCACCGCCAGCGGCGATGTGCTGGGCTCGCTGTGCGTCATCGACACGCGGCCCCTGATGCTCGGCCCGGAGGACCTGGCGGCGCTGCGCGAGCTGGCCGGCCGCGTGGCGGAGAACCTGGAGCACACCACCGGAGGCAGGCGGGGGCGCTCCGCCGCGCCGCGCCCCCAGGGCTCCCTGGAACCGGTCCTCACCGAGGCCTCCGCCCTGGCGCTCGTGCGCGAAGCCGTGCGCGCCCTGGACGTACCGGTCCTGGTGGTGGCCCCGGACCGCCAGCCCTTCGCCGCCAACGCGGCCCTGGCGGAGCTGCTGGGCCTGCCGGAGGAGCGCCTGTCCGGGATGGCCTTCGACGCCCTGTGCCAGCACGTCGCCAACCTGAGCGCGGATCCCGGCGGCACGCTCCGGCAGCTGGACCTGGCGGCGGAGGGCTCCCGAGGCCTGCACCTCACCCTCACCCTGGAGCGGCCCCGGCACCGGGCGGTGCGCTGGGTGGCGCGCCCCTTCCTGGTGCCCGGCGGCGTCGCGCAGTTGCTGTCCTTGATCGACCTGGGCGTCGACACCGACCCGAGGGGCCAGCGCGAACGGCTCCTGCGCCAGGACGCGCTCACGGGCCTGGACACCCGGCGCGTGGGCGAGGAACGACTGGCCAAGGAGATCGGCCGCTGCCGCCGCGAGGACCTGCCCATCAGCCTGGTGCTGGTGGACCTGGTGGGCCTGGGCGACCTCAACCGCACGCGCGGCTTCGACGCGGGCGACGGGGCCCTGCGGGAGCTGGCCCGCCGCGCGGACGCGCTGTGCCCCCCGCCGGGCTTCGCGGTGCGATGGAACGGAGACACCTTCCTGCTCGCGCTGCCCGGCGCGGATGCGGTGGGCGCGGAGGCCGTGCGCCAGCAGTTGCACGCCGTGCCCGGCCTGCCCGAGCTCACCTCCACCGCCGTCACGGTGCGCGGCGAGGAGGATCCCCACGGCACGCTGGCCCGGGCCCACGCCGCGCTCGCCCGCTCGAAGCCAGAGCGGCCCCCGGGCCCGCCGGGCGCCTGA
- a CDS encoding ribosomal protein L7/L12 yields MMPGPDIVVACPMCEAPLRQPSLLSSNTFGAVVWTDGWCDMPMLPLPPRVSRCGACQRLFWVSRARELGEIPSPFLESPEFVTIVTLEAVGKRRVEVMHLVRRASGVNLQEVKQRMDRLPVELGRYFSPGEAREFAARFEDLGARVVLRQEATGFQRATIPAEWRSAPWIEAPDEAGYLEAIAEGLAPRPDEERELRLHAWWAGNKPYRGGAAWLPFSRRGRASRDNLHALLALCAPDDVTQRLLSAEILRELEHFEDSTALLGTAFPKPLEEMARFIQELALQRISEVRRLAHEEDAKA; encoded by the coding sequence ATGATGCCCGGTCCCGACATCGTCGTTGCATGCCCGATGTGCGAGGCGCCCCTCAGGCAGCCCTCGCTGCTCTCGAGCAATACCTTCGGTGCCGTGGTCTGGACGGATGGCTGGTGCGACATGCCGATGCTGCCGCTGCCGCCTCGCGTCTCTCGGTGTGGGGCCTGCCAGCGTCTCTTCTGGGTCAGTAGGGCCAGGGAGCTGGGGGAGATTCCTTCACCCTTCCTGGAGTCCCCTGAGTTCGTCACCATCGTCACGCTGGAGGCTGTCGGGAAGCGCCGGGTCGAGGTCATGCATCTGGTCCGGAGAGCGAGCGGCGTGAATCTCCAGGAGGTGAAGCAGCGGATGGACAGGCTGCCAGTGGAACTCGGGCGGTACTTCAGCCCGGGCGAAGCCAGGGAGTTCGCTGCCCGCTTCGAGGATCTGGGGGCCCGGGTGGTGCTGAGGCAGGAGGCGACCGGGTTCCAACGAGCCACGATCCCCGCCGAATGGAGGTCCGCGCCCTGGATCGAGGCGCCAGATGAGGCGGGGTACCTGGAGGCCATCGCGGAAGGTCTGGCACCGCGACCCGACGAGGAGCGGGAGCTGCGCCTCCATGCCTGGTGGGCTGGCAACAAGCCCTATCGCGGGGGCGCTGCGTGGCTGCCATTCTCACGGCGCGGTCGCGCATCCCGGGACAACCTGCACGCGCTCCTGGCGTTGTGCGCGCCTGACGACGTGACGCAGCGCTTGCTGAGCGCGGAGATCCTGCGCGAGCTGGAGCACTTCGAGGATTCGACGGCCCTCCTGGGCACGGCGTTTCCCAAGCCCCTGGAGGAAATGGCGCGGTTCATCCAGGAACTGGCCCTCCAGCGCATCTCCGAGGTCCGGCGACTCGCCCATGAAGAGGACGCGAAGGCATAG